The Sporosarcina luteola genome contains a region encoding:
- the icmF gene encoding fused isobutyryl-CoA mutase/GTPase IcmF, with translation MTTTVEISKPEIYKPRHHVRFVTASSLFDGHDASINIMRRILQSTGAEVIHLGHNRSVEEVVNAAIQEDVQGIAISSYQGGHVEYFKYMHDLLQERGAPHIRIYGGGGGVILPKEIKELHDYGIAWIFSPEDGRKMGLQGMINRMVEECDFLTEVEDEMANLEKVGTDNPEVLANLITYAEEMYNKENPAAIKLIEKARELSKNTPVLGITGTGGAGKSSLTDELIRRFLRELPDKKVAILSIDPTKQKTGGALLGDRIRMNAIFNKRVFMRSLATRGSRSELSGAIKDVLDVVKTAGFDLIIVETSGIGQGDAQITEVSDVSMYVMTSEFGAPTQLEKIDMIDFADLIVINKFERKGSEDALSQVQKQYQRSHLLFDKDLDTMPVYGTIASQFNDKGTNSLFAALVSKLNEKCGLDWETSYTDFVKTQKQNVIIPTDRTHYLREIASTIRDYHKKSAQQVDLARRLFQLEGAIEAVNEKLTDNALTASLESLANGVREELSAESKRILNNWETLKESYAGDEFITKIRDKELRTLLTTTSLSGLKIPKVSLPKFKDYGEILRWVYKENVPGSFPYTAGVFPFKREGEDPKRQFAGEGTPERTNRRFHYLSKDDDAKRLSTAFDSVTLYGEDPDERPDIYGKVGESGVSICTLEDMKKLYDGFDLCAPSTSVSMTINGPAPIILAMFMNTAVDQQVKLKEEELGRVLTVEEFTEVRNATLQVVRGTVQADILKEDQGQNTCIFSTEFALRMMGDIQQYFIDQKVRNYYSVSISGYHIAEAGANPISQLAFTLANGFTYVEYYLSRGMNIDDFAPNLSFFFSNGLDPEYTVIGRVARRIWAVAMREKYGANERSQKLKYHVQTSGRSLHAQEIDFNDIRTTLQALMALQDNCNSLHTNAYDEAITTPTEESVRRAMAIQMIITKEHGLSKNENPLQGSFIIEELTDLVEESVLQEFDRLNDRGGVLGSMETQYQRGKIQEESMLYEMKKHSGELPIIGVNTYLNPNPPSEEDIDNMEIARATKEEKETQIANLRAFQSRHDDAADEALRKLQQVAVTGGNIFAELMETVKVASLGQITNALYEVGGQYRRNM, from the coding sequence ATGACTACTACTGTAGAGATTTCTAAACCTGAGATTTATAAGCCGAGGCATCATGTTCGTTTTGTGACGGCGTCGAGTTTATTTGATGGGCATGACGCATCGATTAATATTATGCGCCGTATTTTGCAGTCGACGGGGGCGGAAGTGATCCACCTTGGGCATAACCGGTCTGTCGAGGAGGTTGTGAATGCTGCGATTCAGGAGGATGTGCAAGGGATTGCCATTTCCTCTTACCAGGGCGGGCATGTTGAGTATTTCAAATATATGCACGATCTTTTACAAGAACGAGGGGCTCCGCATATCCGGATTTACGGCGGTGGTGGCGGCGTCATCTTGCCGAAGGAAATTAAGGAATTGCATGATTACGGCATCGCTTGGATCTTCTCACCGGAGGATGGCCGTAAGATGGGGCTGCAAGGGATGATTAACCGGATGGTGGAGGAATGCGATTTCCTTACCGAAGTGGAAGATGAGATGGCGAATCTCGAGAAAGTGGGTACTGACAATCCTGAGGTGCTTGCCAACCTGATTACGTACGCGGAAGAGATGTATAACAAGGAAAACCCGGCCGCGATTAAACTAATAGAAAAAGCTAGGGAACTCTCGAAAAATACGCCTGTCCTCGGAATCACAGGCACGGGGGGAGCAGGGAAGTCTTCACTCACGGATGAGCTGATCCGCCGTTTCCTACGTGAATTACCGGATAAGAAAGTCGCTATCCTGTCCATCGACCCGACGAAGCAGAAGACGGGCGGCGCGCTGCTCGGCGACCGGATCCGGATGAACGCGATCTTCAATAAACGTGTGTTCATGCGAAGCCTCGCGACACGTGGATCGCGCTCCGAATTATCTGGTGCTATCAAGGACGTTCTCGACGTCGTAAAAACGGCAGGCTTCGATCTGATCATCGTCGAGACGAGCGGAATTGGGCAAGGTGACGCTCAAATCACGGAAGTGTCCGACGTATCGATGTACGTCATGACGAGCGAGTTCGGTGCGCCGACGCAGCTTGAGAAGATCGATATGATCGACTTCGCAGACCTGATCGTCATCAATAAATTCGAGCGGAAAGGATCTGAGGACGCGCTCAGCCAAGTGCAGAAGCAATACCAACGGAGCCATCTCCTGTTCGATAAAGATCTCGACACGATGCCTGTCTACGGCACGATCGCGAGCCAATTCAACGACAAAGGGACGAATTCACTGTTCGCTGCGCTCGTTTCGAAGTTGAATGAAAAATGCGGTCTCGATTGGGAGACGTCTTATACCGATTTTGTGAAAACGCAGAAGCAGAACGTGATCATCCCGACCGACCGCACCCATTATTTACGTGAAATAGCGAGCACGATCCGCGACTACCATAAGAAATCCGCGCAGCAAGTCGATCTTGCCCGCCGTTTATTCCAACTAGAAGGCGCGATTGAGGCTGTGAATGAAAAACTGACTGACAACGCGCTTACCGCTTCATTGGAATCTCTAGCAAATGGCGTCCGCGAAGAACTTTCTGCGGAATCAAAGCGGATTCTCAACAACTGGGAAACTCTGAAAGAATCATATGCAGGCGATGAATTCATTACGAAAATTCGTGATAAAGAGCTTCGTACGCTACTGACGACGACAAGTTTGTCAGGGTTGAAGATCCCGAAAGTGTCCTTGCCGAAATTCAAGGATTACGGTGAAATCCTTCGCTGGGTGTACAAAGAGAACGTCCCGGGTTCATTCCCATACACAGCTGGCGTTTTCCCGTTCAAGCGGGAAGGCGAGGACCCGAAACGCCAATTCGCAGGGGAAGGAACGCCGGAACGAACGAACCGCCGCTTCCATTATCTGTCGAAAGATGACGACGCGAAACGGCTGTCGACGGCATTCGACTCAGTGACGCTTTACGGTGAAGATCCCGATGAGCGCCCGGATATTTATGGGAAAGTAGGGGAATCCGGCGTCAGCATCTGTACGCTCGAAGACATGAAGAAGCTGTACGACGGCTTTGACCTATGCGCGCCATCCACGTCCGTGTCGATGACGATCAACGGTCCCGCGCCGATCATCCTGGCGATGTTCATGAACACGGCAGTCGATCAGCAAGTGAAATTGAAAGAAGAAGAACTGGGCCGCGTGCTGACGGTCGAGGAATTCACGGAAGTCCGCAACGCGACACTCCAAGTCGTCCGCGGAACGGTGCAGGCGGATATTCTGAAGGAAGACCAAGGGCAGAATACGTGCATCTTCTCGACGGAATTCGCGCTCCGCATGATGGGCGACATCCAACAGTATTTCATCGACCAAAAAGTCCGGAACTACTACTCCGTCTCGATTTCCGGCTATCATATCGCGGAAGCGGGAGCCAATCCGATTTCACAGCTCGCGTTCACGCTCGCGAACGGCTTTACGTATGTCGAGTATTATTTGAGCCGTGGAATGAACATCGATGATTTCGCTCCGAATCTATCGTTCTTCTTCTCGAACGGCTTGGATCCGGAATATACGGTCATCGGAAGAGTTGCTAGACGTATCTGGGCGGTCGCGATGCGCGAGAAATATGGCGCGAACGAACGCAGCCAGAAGCTGAAATATCACGTACAGACATCCGGTCGAAGCCTGCATGCACAGGAAATCGACTTCAATGACATCCGGACGACGCTGCAGGCGCTCATGGCATTGCAGGACAACTGCAACTCGCTCCATACGAACGCCTACGACGAAGCGATAACGACGCCGACGGAAGAATCGGTGCGCCGCGCGATGGCGATTCAGATGATCATTACGAAGGAACATGGTTTATCGAAAAATGAAAACCCGCTCCAGGGATCTTTCATTATCGAAGAACTGACGGACCTCGTCGAAGAATCAGTCCTCCAGGAATTCGACCGCCTGAACGACCGCGGCGGCGTGCTTGGCTCGATGGAGACGCAGTATCAGCGAGGCAAAATCCAAGAGGAATCGATGCTCTACGAAATGAAGAAGCACTCGGGCGAACTGCCGATCATCGGCGTCAACACGTACTTGAACCCGAACCCGCCTTCCGAAGAGGACATCGACAATATGGAAATCGCCCGTGCGACGAAGGAAGAGAAAGAGACGCAGATCGCCAACTTGCGTGCCTTCCAATCGAGGCATGACGATGCAGCAGACGAAGCTTTGCGGAAACTGCAGCAAGTCGCTGTGACCGGCGGCAACATCTTCGCAGAGTTGATGGAAACCGTCAAAGTCGCGAGCCTCGGCCAAATTACGAATGCATTGTACGAAGTGGGCGGCCAATACCGCCGGAATATGTAA
- the rpoE gene encoding DNA-directed RNA polymerase subunit delta has protein sequence MNLNLHELTKEELQEESMIDIAFAVLTERREALTLEQLMNEIRELTGMSEKQMKDKLLQFYTDMNIDGRFLAINNNQWGLREWYPVDQIEEETAPVVKVRKKKKKKAYDDEDEDDEEEEEIDEDELFAEGFDELDEDEEELDEEEEEEEIIEIEEDLIDDEEGLEIVPDEELEIDDEDEEEEDEEEEDLL, from the coding sequence ATGAATTTGAATTTACATGAATTGACGAAAGAAGAACTACAGGAAGAATCGATGATCGATATCGCTTTTGCCGTATTGACGGAACGACGGGAAGCATTGACACTTGAACAACTAATGAATGAAATCCGTGAATTGACTGGAATGTCGGAGAAGCAAATGAAGGACAAGCTCCTCCAATTCTACACAGATATGAATATCGATGGAAGATTCCTTGCCATTAACAATAACCAATGGGGATTGCGCGAATGGTATCCGGTCGATCAGATTGAGGAAGAAACGGCTCCTGTCGTCAAAGTCCGCAAGAAGAAAAAGAAAAAAGCGTATGACGATGAGGACGAGGATGACGAGGAAGAGGAAGAAATCGACGAGGACGAGTTGTTTGCAGAAGGCTTCGACGAACTCGATGAAGACGAAGAAGAGTTGGATGAAGAGGAAGAGGAAGAGGAAATCATCGAAATCGAAGAAGATTTGATTGATGATGAAGAAGGCCTCGAAATCGTTCCCGACGAAGAATTGGAAATTGACGACGAAGACGAAGAAGAGGAAGACGAAGAAGAAGAGGACCTTCTCTGA
- a CDS encoding CTP synthase, giving the protein MTKYIFVTGGVVSSLGKGINAASLGRLLKSRGLQVTNQKFDPYINLDPRMMSPYQHGEVFVTEDGAETDLDIGHYERFIDIKLNKYSNVTMGKVYSSVLRKERRGEYKGATVQVIPHITNEIKSLVKRAGQETNADVVITEIGGSVGDIESLPYLEAIRQMKTDLGKDDVMYIHNTLIPYLHAAGEMKTKPTQHSVKELRSLGIQPNMIVVRSEYPVPQEMKDKIALFCNIKPEEVIEALDAETLYEVPIRLHAQNMDKIVVDFLGLETKEPDLTEIEELVNRVRNLSRKVKIALVGKYVELQDAYISGVEAFRHAGYEFDTDIEIDWINSEEVTKENAEEILKDADGIFVPGGFGDRGIEGKMEAISYARENGVPFFGVGLGMQLAAVEFARDVLGIKDAHSVEFDSETENAVIENNRDFEDRAEIDQASGGMRLGAHPCKLKEGTKAQEAYNDELVYERHRHRFEFNNIYREQFENAGMIVAGESPDGHLVEIIELKDHPFFIGTQFHPEFASRPTRPTPLIREFIRAALTHQG; this is encoded by the coding sequence ATGACTAAATATATCTTTGTAACCGGCGGAGTTGTCTCATCTTTAGGAAAGGGAATCAATGCCGCATCCCTCGGAAGACTTCTGAAAAGCAGAGGCCTGCAAGTCACAAACCAAAAATTCGATCCTTACATCAATTTAGACCCACGTATGATGAGCCCATACCAGCACGGTGAAGTCTTCGTGACGGAAGACGGTGCTGAAACCGATCTTGACATCGGCCACTATGAACGGTTCATCGACATCAAGTTGAACAAATACTCCAACGTTACAATGGGGAAAGTATACTCCTCCGTCCTGCGCAAAGAGCGCCGCGGCGAATACAAAGGGGCGACGGTCCAAGTCATCCCTCATATTACGAATGAAATCAAAAGCCTCGTCAAACGGGCGGGCCAAGAAACGAATGCAGACGTTGTTATTACCGAAATCGGTGGAAGCGTCGGCGATATCGAATCACTTCCATACCTTGAAGCAATCCGTCAAATGAAGACGGATCTTGGCAAAGATGATGTCATGTATATCCACAACACACTCATTCCGTATTTGCACGCTGCCGGTGAAATGAAAACAAAGCCGACACAGCATAGCGTAAAGGAATTGCGCAGTCTCGGCATCCAGCCGAATATGATCGTCGTCCGAAGCGAATATCCGGTCCCGCAGGAAATGAAGGATAAAATCGCCCTCTTCTGCAACATCAAGCCGGAAGAAGTGATCGAAGCGCTTGACGCAGAGACATTATACGAAGTTCCGATCCGACTGCACGCGCAAAACATGGACAAGATCGTCGTCGATTTCCTCGGTCTCGAAACGAAGGAACCGGATTTGACGGAAATTGAAGAGCTCGTGAACCGCGTCAGAAATCTATCGCGGAAAGTGAAGATTGCGCTCGTCGGTAAATACGTTGAGCTGCAAGATGCTTATATTTCAGGAGTGGAAGCATTCCGACATGCGGGCTACGAATTCGATACGGATATCGAAATTGATTGGATTAATTCCGAAGAAGTGACGAAGGAAAACGCTGAGGAAATCTTGAAAGATGCAGATGGTATCTTCGTTCCAGGAGGCTTCGGAGACCGTGGCATCGAAGGCAAAATGGAAGCGATCAGCTATGCGCGTGAAAACGGCGTTCCGTTCTTCGGCGTTGGCCTTGGCATGCAGCTTGCAGCAGTAGAATTCGCTCGTGACGTTCTTGGAATAAAAGACGCACATTCCGTCGAATTCGATAGTGAAACGGAAAACGCAGTCATCGAAAACAACCGCGATTTCGAAGATCGTGCAGAAATCGATCAGGCGTCCGGGGGTATGAGACTCGGCGCGCATCCTTGCAAATTGAAGGAAGGCACGAAAGCACAAGAAGCGTATAACGACGAATTGGTATACGAACGCCACCGCCACCGTTTCGAATTCAACAACATCTATCGTGAGCAATTCGAAAACGCCGGCATGATCGTGGCAGGGGAAAGCCCGGACGGCCATCTAGTGGAAATCATTGAGTTGAAGGACCACCCGTTCTTCATCGGAACTCAATTCCATCCAGAATTCGCATCACGTCCAACCCGCCCAACACCGCTCATCCGCGAATTCATTCGCGCAGCGCTGACGCATCAAGGGTAA
- a CDS encoding DUF2529 family protein codes for MGNEVVKMKILTTQIGGLVQRAGSNNEEAVEETARLLAQATIGEGRVIFAGFDEMEAVGLNAVFAAEPFRGAVRHEQEMEIHSADRVWLFARSATDERALQFARVLAEKFIPFAVVAGEKATEDNELVDLAYTYMSTGVVRGILPGEDIGSRIVQPNLLATLFLYEAVKIAYDEMVSEEE; via the coding sequence ATGGGAAACGAGGTGGTTAAGATGAAAATATTGACGACACAAATCGGCGGGCTCGTGCAGCGTGCCGGTTCAAATAATGAAGAGGCTGTCGAGGAGACGGCACGGCTGTTGGCCCAGGCGACGATCGGAGAAGGACGTGTCATTTTCGCTGGTTTCGATGAAATGGAAGCGGTCGGGTTGAACGCGGTCTTTGCTGCGGAACCGTTTCGTGGCGCAGTCCGTCATGAACAAGAGATGGAAATCCATTCTGCGGACAGGGTTTGGCTATTTGCCCGTTCAGCAACGGATGAACGAGCACTCCAGTTCGCGCGTGTGCTTGCGGAGAAATTCATTCCATTCGCGGTTGTTGCAGGCGAGAAGGCGACGGAGGACAATGAGCTGGTGGATTTGGCATATACGTATATGTCGACCGGCGTCGTGAGAGGGATTTTACCGGGTGAGGATATTGGCAGCCGGATCGTCCAGCCGAATTTATTGGCCACGCTCTTTTTGTACGAGGCGGTCAAGATTGCGTATGACGAGATGGTGAGTGAAGAAGAGTAA
- a CDS encoding response regulator: MKSLLIVDDQAGIRLLLNEVFTKEGFEARLAANGAEALQLITEKEPDCVLLDMKMPGIDGVEVLKRLKKDWPQIPVIMMTAYGEVELTEEAIKNGAEKYFTKPFNIYEVRDAVKEILHRGE; this comes from the coding sequence TTGAAGAGTTTGCTAATCGTCGATGATCAAGCCGGAATACGACTTTTATTAAATGAGGTATTCACTAAAGAGGGGTTTGAAGCGAGGTTGGCCGCAAATGGCGCTGAAGCTCTCCAATTGATTACCGAGAAAGAACCCGATTGTGTATTACTGGACATGAAGATGCCGGGTATCGACGGAGTGGAAGTGCTAAAAAGGCTGAAGAAAGACTGGCCCCAGATTCCTGTCATCATGATGACAGCCTACGGGGAAGTCGAACTGACGGAAGAGGCAATTAAAAACGGGGCAGAGAAGTACTTTACGAAACCATTCAACATTTATGAAGTGAGAGACGCGGTCAAAGAAATTTTACATCGTGGAGAATAA
- a CDS encoding class II fructose-bisphosphate aldolase yields the protein MALVSMKEMMIKGKKEGYAIGQFNLNNLEYTQAILQAAQEESSPVILGVSEGAARYMGGFTTVVNMVKGLMHDYNITVPVAIHLDHGSSFEKCKEAIDAGFTSVMIDASSKPLAENIEITKEVVEYAHSKGVSVEAELGVVGGQEDDVIADGVIYADPAECKELVDNTDIDCLAPALGSVHGPYKGEPNLGFKEMEEISSQSDLPLVLHGGTGIPTKDIQRAISLGTAKINVNTENQIEGTKAVRETLNADQDVYDPRKYLAPMRDAIKKSVISKMREFGSSGKA from the coding sequence ATGGCACTTGTTTCAATGAAAGAAATGATGATCAAAGGAAAAAAAGAAGGATATGCAATCGGTCAGTTCAACTTGAACAACCTTGAATACACGCAAGCGATCCTGCAAGCGGCGCAAGAAGAGAGTTCGCCGGTGATACTCGGTGTTTCCGAAGGTGCAGCACGCTATATGGGCGGGTTTACAACAGTCGTCAACATGGTAAAAGGGTTGATGCATGATTACAACATCACCGTACCTGTCGCTATCCATCTGGACCACGGATCCAGTTTCGAAAAATGTAAAGAGGCGATTGACGCGGGCTTCACATCCGTCATGATTGACGCATCTTCCAAACCTCTTGCAGAAAACATTGAAATCACGAAAGAAGTTGTGGAATACGCCCATTCAAAAGGTGTATCCGTTGAAGCTGAACTCGGTGTAGTCGGCGGGCAGGAAGACGACGTCATCGCTGACGGAGTCATTTACGCGGACCCGGCAGAATGCAAGGAACTTGTCGACAACACGGATATCGACTGCTTGGCACCGGCCCTTGGATCGGTTCACGGCCCTTACAAAGGCGAGCCGAACCTAGGATTCAAGGAAATGGAAGAAATCTCAAGCCAGTCAGACCTTCCACTAGTCCTCCATGGCGGAACGGGCATCCCGACAAAGGATATCCAACGCGCCATCTCGCTTGGAACTGCTAAAATCAACGTCAATACCGAAAATCAAATCGAAGGTACGAAAGCCGTCCGCGAAACATTGAACGCAGACCAGGACGTCTACGATCCACGTAAATACTTGGCACCAATGCGCGACGCTATCAAAAAATCAGTCATCAGCAAAATGCGTGAATTCGGCAGCTCAGGAAAAGCATAA
- the fsa gene encoding fructose-6-phosphate aldolase encodes MKFFIDTANFEEIKEAHSWGIISGVTTNPSLVAKENISFHDRLREITSLVPGSVSAEVIALDAEGMIEEGRELAKIAPNITVKLPMTPEGLKACSVFAQEGIKTNVTLIFSANQALLAARAGATYVSPFLGRLDDIGQEGIQLISTIADIFTIHDMDTQIIAASIRSPQHITDAALAGAHISTTPFNVLKQLFNHPLTDKGIQQFLEDWESRKNK; translated from the coding sequence ATGAAATTTTTCATCGATACGGCAAACTTCGAAGAAATCAAAGAAGCACATAGCTGGGGAATCATCTCCGGTGTAACAACAAACCCATCTTTAGTTGCGAAAGAAAATATTTCATTCCACGACCGCCTGCGCGAAATCACATCACTCGTACCCGGTTCAGTCAGCGCGGAAGTCATTGCACTCGACGCGGAAGGAATGATCGAAGAAGGACGCGAGCTTGCGAAAATCGCGCCGAACATCACAGTGAAACTACCAATGACGCCGGAAGGTCTGAAAGCGTGCTCCGTATTCGCTCAAGAAGGCATCAAAACAAACGTGACCCTCATTTTCAGTGCCAACCAAGCATTACTTGCTGCACGCGCTGGAGCCACATATGTTTCCCCATTCCTCGGCAGACTTGATGATATCGGTCAAGAAGGAATCCAACTGATCAGCACAATCGCGGATATCTTCACAATTCATGACATGGATACGCAAATCATCGCAGCGTCGATCCGCAGCCCGCAGCATATTACAGACGCGGCACTTGCAGGAGCGCATATCTCGACGACACCATTCAACGTGCTCAAGCAATTATTCAACCATCCGTTAACCGACAAAGGCATCCAGCAATTCCTCGAAGATTGGGAATCAAGAAAGAACAAGTGA
- a CDS encoding UDP-N-acetylglucosamine 1-carboxyvinyltransferase: protein MDVYKIRGGNPLRGTIKVSGAKNSAVALIPASILADSPVTIDGLPEISDVLTLQALLEDIGGKVEFESGKMTIDPSEMVAMPLPNGNVKKLRASYYMMGAMLGRFKHAAIGLPGGCHLGPRPIDQHIKGFEALGAKVTNEHGAIYLRADELRGAKIYLDVVSVGATINIMLAAVRAKGRTIIENAAKEPEIIDVATLLSNMGANIKGAGTNVIRIEGVDRLHGTKHTIIPDRIEAGTFMIMAAAVGDGVTIDNVIPFHVEALTAKLREMGVKIEEREEHIFIPKSENLLAVDVKTLVYPGFPTDLQQPFSVLLTQANGSSVISDTIYSARFKQIDELRRMNADGKVEGQSVILSGPTPLQAATVRASDLRAGAALVIAGLLADGETEIQEIQHIERGYSDLIEKLRGIGADIRKETVPEKATITD from the coding sequence ATGGACGTTTATAAAATCAGAGGCGGCAATCCTCTACGTGGAACGATAAAAGTAAGCGGTGCGAAAAACAGTGCCGTTGCGTTAATCCCGGCTTCCATCTTGGCAGATTCGCCTGTCACGATCGACGGACTTCCGGAAATCTCGGATGTCCTCACTCTCCAAGCACTACTTGAAGACATTGGCGGGAAAGTCGAATTCGAGTCAGGTAAGATGACGATCGATCCGTCGGAAATGGTCGCTATGCCACTTCCGAACGGCAATGTGAAAAAACTGAGAGCATCGTATTACATGATGGGCGCCATGCTCGGCCGATTTAAGCATGCGGCTATAGGACTCCCGGGCGGTTGCCATCTTGGTCCCCGTCCGATTGATCAGCACATCAAGGGCTTTGAAGCTTTAGGCGCAAAAGTGACGAACGAACACGGCGCCATCTATTTGCGGGCCGATGAATTACGCGGTGCCAAAATCTATCTGGACGTCGTTTCTGTCGGCGCGACAATTAACATCATGCTTGCGGCGGTCCGTGCCAAAGGGCGGACAATCATTGAAAACGCAGCGAAAGAACCCGAAATTATCGACGTCGCCACATTGCTTTCGAATATGGGGGCAAACATCAAAGGTGCTGGAACGAATGTCATACGTATCGAAGGAGTCGATCGGCTGCATGGAACGAAGCATACGATCATTCCGGACAGGATCGAGGCAGGCACGTTCATGATCATGGCGGCGGCAGTCGGAGATGGCGTTACAATCGACAACGTCATCCCTTTCCACGTCGAAGCGTTGACCGCAAAACTGCGTGAGATGGGCGTTAAGATAGAAGAAAGGGAAGAGCATATTTTCATTCCGAAATCGGAGAATCTGCTGGCGGTGGACGTAAAGACACTCGTCTACCCTGGATTCCCGACAGATCTTCAACAGCCATTTTCCGTACTATTGACGCAGGCGAACGGCTCCTCCGTCATTTCAGACACGATCTATTCCGCGCGTTTCAAGCAAATAGACGAACTACGGCGGATGAATGCCGACGGAAAAGTGGAGGGGCAATCTGTCATTCTATCAGGTCCTACGCCACTACAAGCGGCGACCGTCCGTGCATCAGACCTGCGCGCAGGGGCGGCTCTCGTCATCGCGGGACTGCTTGCTGACGGCGAAACCGAAATCCAGGAAATTCAACATATCGAACGTGGCTACAGTGATCTTATCGAGAAACTCCGCGGCATTGGGGCGGATATCCGAAAAGAGACGGTACCTGAAAAAGCGACCATCACTGATTAA
- the glpX gene encoding class II fructose-bisphosphatase translates to MERSLSMELVRVTEAAAVSAARWMGRGLKNEADDAATEAMRTVFDTIPMQGVVVIGEGEMDEAPMLYIGEELGTGQGPEVDVAVDPVEGTNIVASGGWNALAVIAIADKGNLLNAPDMYMNKIAVGPEAVGKINIDASVTDNLHAVAKAKNKSIDEVVATVLNRERHSKIIEEIRATGARIKLIDDGDVAGAINTAFDDTGVDIMFGIGGAPEGVIAAVGLKCLGGEIQGRLVPSNEEERLRCEKMGIDVSKVLYMDDLVKGDDAIFAATGVTDGELLRGVQFKGGYSETHSLVMRSKSGTIRFVEGRHSLKKKPNLVMED, encoded by the coding sequence ATGGAACGCAGTTTATCGATGGAATTAGTACGTGTAACAGAGGCAGCGGCTGTATCGGCTGCTCGCTGGATGGGGCGCGGTTTGAAAAACGAAGCGGATGACGCTGCGACGGAAGCGATGCGTACTGTGTTCGATACGATCCCGATGCAAGGGGTCGTCGTTATCGGCGAAGGCGAAATGGATGAAGCGCCGATGCTTTATATCGGAGAAGAGCTCGGAACGGGCCAAGGTCCGGAAGTGGACGTTGCAGTAGATCCGGTGGAAGGTACGAACATCGTCGCATCAGGAGGCTGGAATGCACTCGCGGTCATCGCAATTGCGGACAAAGGGAACCTCCTCAACGCACCTGACATGTACATGAATAAAATCGCAGTCGGACCTGAAGCGGTTGGCAAAATCAACATCGACGCATCCGTCACGGATAACCTGCATGCTGTCGCCAAAGCGAAAAACAAATCAATCGATGAAGTTGTGGCAACTGTCCTGAACCGTGAACGCCATTCTAAAATAATTGAAGAAATCAGAGCAACCGGCGCGCGTATCAAACTTATCGACGATGGAGACGTGGCGGGTGCTATCAATACAGCATTCGATGACACAGGCGTTGATATTATGTTCGGTATCGGCGGAGCTCCTGAAGGCGTCATCGCCGCAGTCGGACTCAAATGCCTCGGCGGGGAAATCCAAGGCCGTCTCGTCCCTTCAAATGAAGAAGAGCGCCTGCGCTGCGAAAAAATGGGAATTGACGTCTCCAAAGTCCTCTATATGGATGATCTTGTAAAAGGCGATGACGCCATCTTCGCTGCAACCGGAGTGACAGACGGCGAACTGCTGCGCGGCGTCCAATTCAAAGGCGGCTACAGCGAAACCCACTCACTCGTCATGCGCTCCAAATCCGGAACAATCCGTTTCGTAGAAGGACGCCACAGCTTGAAGAAAAAACCGAACTTGGTAATGGAAGACTAA